From Bradyrhizobium sp. PSBB068, the proteins below share one genomic window:
- a CDS encoding autoinducer binding domain-containing protein — translation MKDVQRACHEFVDCLHTARTEDDFRRVAERTAHALGFRWFAYFGRRSDAPNLISSYPKSWTDHYFDEQYDEIDPVLQKPLTPCRVFQWDGRAARSAKSARERRLFDDALSFKIRTGLTVRIPGGNGQSAAFTLAVDDRSLGLDRFVETSQDLLQMIGLTYHAHVSARMGRASLNDQTGTALTQRERQCLAWISQGKTMQDIASLLDVTPRGVKFHLDNARRNLAALSLPHAVALAIRQGLLP, via the coding sequence ATGAAAGATGTCCAAAGGGCCTGCCATGAATTTGTCGATTGTCTTCACACGGCGCGCACCGAAGATGATTTCCGTCGCGTGGCGGAGCGGACCGCGCATGCATTGGGATTCCGGTGGTTTGCTTATTTCGGGCGCCGTTCGGATGCCCCCAATCTGATCTCGTCCTATCCGAAAAGTTGGACCGATCACTACTTCGATGAACAATACGATGAGATCGATCCTGTTCTGCAGAAGCCCCTCACCCCATGCCGGGTGTTTCAATGGGACGGACGAGCTGCGCGATCTGCGAAATCCGCCCGAGAACGCCGTCTGTTTGACGATGCGCTCAGTTTCAAGATCAGGACAGGTTTGACGGTTCGGATTCCCGGCGGCAACGGACAATCCGCAGCGTTTACGCTGGCGGTAGATGACCGGAGCCTTGGACTCGACCGTTTTGTTGAGACCTCCCAGGATCTCTTGCAAATGATCGGCCTTACCTACCATGCGCATGTGAGCGCCAGGATGGGACGAGCCTCGTTGAACGATCAGACGGGCACCGCGCTGACGCAGCGGGAACGGCAGTGCCTTGCATGGATATCTCAGGGTAAAACGATGCAAGACATTGCATCACTTCTCGACGTCACACCGCGGGGTGTGAAGTTCCATCTCGACAACGCGCGGCGAAATCTTGCCGCATTGTCCCTTCCCCACGCCGTTGCGCTTGCGATTCGTCAGGGGTTATTGCCGTAA